Part of the Cottoperca gobio chromosome 1, fCotGob3.1, whole genome shotgun sequence genome, AGCAGCCAAGTGTGTGGAAATCCTACATATCAAGGTAATACGTTTGTCAACAACCAACGTGTGTTTGTTATGCAGTCTCATTTTCCCCcgtataattatttttaaactacTGTGAATCAAAAGTGTATTCAGCACATCTCacttaactttgtgtgtgtttttctgcatttcCCAGAATCTGAAGGAGGGTATCCTGATGCTGGGCTGTGTGAAGGAGGTTACTGACTTTGAGGTGACAGTCAGCCTGCCCTGTGGCATGCAAGGCTTCCTCAGCATCAAGAACATCTGTGACTCGTACACAAAGCTGCTCAGCGAGCAACTGGAATCAGCTGATTCAGAGGTAAGCCTGCGGAGTGATTGTCATACTGGGCCATGTCATCTTTGTTATACAACGCATGAGTCCACACTTACCCCCAGAGATCTTTTGTCAGTCTCTTTGAATGGTAACTTACATTGGACTAAGGGCTCTTCATCAACCTTCTTTATGTCAATAGTTTACTGGTATCTCAGGATATTCTTGTAATATCTAAGAAATGGATCTTGTATTTTTACAGGAGATCTGCTCTCTGCAAGACATTTTCTGCCCGGGCATGCTGATCAGGTGTGTGGTTGCCAAGTTGGATGTAGCCAAAGGAGGCTCTCTTAGCATCCAGCTGTCAATCAATCCAAAGCTGGTCAACAAGGCTCTCACCTCAAGCTCTGTGAAGGCTGGCATGGTGAGTCCTTTAATGATCtttggttaaaaataaatagttgtcattcagcttcttttctttgataatttattgtaatgttattttgtgACGACTCAGGTTTTGAGTGGATGTGTGGACAGCGTGGAGGATCATGGCTACATAGTCGACATTGGCCTCAATGGAACCAAAGCCTTCCTGCCCAAGGAAGCCGTGAAAGACAAACACCCGGAAGGTATGACAAAGTATTTAAGATCGCATGACATTAGCAATCGCAGAGTAGTAGTGCTGCAGCTGTTTcccagttgttttttttagcaaacTCATTCCTAAAGTCCCGGATTGGAAAGAAGCGTCTcaagtatttgtgtgtttgcgtgtgtccAGAGCTGAAAGTGGGTCAGAATGTGACTTCTCAAGTGGTAGAAGTAAAGAACGATGGGCGTGTGGTGCGCCTTACTGTCAGCCCCCCGACCGTCGCCCAGGCCTGCGCTGACTCCGAGCAGGGCTGGAACCTCACGAACCTGCTGCCTGGGCTTCTGGTCAAAGCTACCATCAAAAAGGTAGAGACGCCTTTTTATTTAGTGAATGAGTACTCGCACTCAGTCACTTTCACAAGTTCAGTGGTAGCtgtgtttcatttgaataaagtcTACATGTTGGTATTGCAGGTGACCAAACACGGTCTGCTCCTGGACTTCCTGTCCTCCTTTAGTGGCCAGGTGGACTTTCTCCACATGGAGCCAGAACAAACCTCCAGCTACACCGAGGGAACCCAGGTAAAGCTGACCTAGCACATGGATCCTGTTGGCTTATACACGACATCCCTTTGTGTCCGTCATTGTTTACAGCTTTCTCTCAGTCACTCTAATTGAGTTTTGCGTCACTCCACCCAGGTGCGAGCATGTGTGCTGTATGTGGAGCCGTCCACCCGTCTGGTGGGCCTGAGCCTGCGTAGCTTCCTCGTTCAGCCCGGGACCAGAGTTGACCCCTCTCCTGCTGGAGGCGACCGCATCGGTGAGGTGGTGAAGGACTGCAAGATGGCCAGTATGCACCACATGTCTGGAGGCCTGTTGGAGCTGCCTGACAATACTTTGGCCTTTGTACATGTGAGTACAGgtgttattattttgtttaaaaaaagaagtctgCTGACTCATTGGGCTTAAAGGTCCCATCTTGTAAAAAGATAGATTTccgttttgttttatttattattaagtctAGATGATCAAGTCAAGTATGAATTTAGAAAATGAGCATAACGtgtctccttttttaaatggatcCTTCATGACAGAGGAACCACCTGAAGGAGTCTAATGAGCTGTCCAATGAAAACAGAGTGCTGGCCTTGACTGAGCACACCTGCAGGATCCTGAACTTCAGCGCCATGGACCAAATTCATTTTGCTAGTCTGCGAAAGTACGCGTCACCTAATTTCTGTGTCTTATTGCATAGTAAGCATAAACTTAACTATTCTTATGTGATGTATTGACGACCTTCTTTTGTCTTGATTTCAGGAGCGTGATCTCCAAGCGTTTTTATAGATATCATGACATTCAGGCCGGTCAGATTGTAGAGGTAAGAATGAAGTGCTTTTTAAAGAATCTGTTAAAGCAACACAAGGCATCTTTACACTTCAATAATAGACTGGTTAAATTATACAATATGACACCAGTCAGTTAATCCCTTTCAGTCAGAAAAAATAGTTCTAACGTTCAATTTAATTTCCATCGAACCACAAATGGACACAGTCCCGAGCAGATCTTTTATGTAGTGAAGTCATTTTTTCTACTTTGGGTTGTTATCTCCATATTACGTTAAGGAGGTATATTCTGATTAACAGATATTTAGAGAAATAGCTTTGACTTAGGAACTCCCATTGCAATATTTTAAAAGGAGATTTGTAATGTCTAGAGGAAGTCTGACAGACATCAGTGTCAATGAGAACAATTGATTCATAATTAATTCGGCcctctcactgtgtctgttgtctgtctctctttgtctttcttccaCACGTCTCCCTCCAAGGGGACGGTGTCAGTCCTGCTGAATCACGGCATGGTGGTGAAACTGTCAGACCACATTAAAGGCCTGGTGCCCCGTACACACCTGTCTGATATCGTCCTGAAGAACCCAGAGAAGAAGTACATGGAGGGCATGAAGATCAAATGTCGGGTCAGTCCCGACTCCAGAGGATATAATCTCTCACTTGCAGTTTCAACTGTCatctttcatatttgttttattcctctgcgtgtgtgtgaatatgttccTTCAGGTGCTGTCGGTAGATGCAGAGAATAAGAAGCTGTACCTGACCAGAAAGAAGGCCCTGGTCGAAAGCTCCCTGCCGCTGTTCCTCAGCTATACCGATGCCCGTCCCGGTCGCGTGTCCCACGGCTACATCGTTTGCATCAAAGACTTTGGCTGCATCGTACGTTTCTACAACAGCGTGAAGGGCCTGGTGCCGCTCGGCGAGCTCAGCTCTCAGCCCATCATCAGCCCGGCGGAGGTCTTTTATGTGGGGCAGGTGAGGAGATCAAACAAGCGTGGGCACAGAGGACCGTGTCGGTTTTTTAATTACGTTTCTTTTATTCAAGATGTTTAGAGACCATTATAAATAGAGACGCACCGATTGATCCGTTGAAACCGGGTGTCAGCTGATGGTTttatatcacacacactgtggcacAGACCAAAACGACAcagcgtctcacacacacacacacacacacacacacacacacacacacacacacacacacacacacacacacacacacacacacacacacacctacctgaGTGAAGCCAGTCAAAACTGaaccttttttctttcaccACAAGAGGGCACTATGACTCCTTAAATCTCCGTTATATTTGGCTGGCTTTTGATGTAAAGGTGTATAAATATATTGCACCTGTTGTATGTTACATACATTTGGGATATACTGCAATTAATTTTCAGTTGGAGCACTTTTATTTAGAGATGTGTTTGAGTGAGAGAAGGTCCTGTAACTTGGTGCAGTTCTGGAGAAAATGGAAGTTATTTAATAGTTGATGAAATTAACTTTTCTAGGaaggaaaagtaaaaaaaaaaaaagtttgctgTCAAGTATAGTTCTTGGATAAATCAGAATCGGCAGATCAGACTTTTAACAAATCGGAATGGGCTAAGAACATTTAAATCGGTGCatctttaaatatgaaaaaaccTTTTGACTTTAAATTATTCGGCATCTGATGAGGTGTTTGTTTTCCGTTGTCCAGGTGTTAAAGGCTAAAGTTCTTCAGTGTGACCCCGATAAGGAGAAGATGGCGCTGTCATTTAAGGCTGCGATGGAGGGAGACACAAAGGAAGCTGGCGGGCCCCAGTTTGACTGTGAGGTGGGGAAGGTAAGTTAAAGACCTCATGGGCCTGGGGTTCTTTTACTTGCATCTTAATTTATCAAATTGTGTCCTCaacatgtgtatctgtgtgatGTAGAAGCTGGAGGCCAGGGTGCTGAAGAAGTCAGTCAACGGTCTGGAGGTGGCCATCCTCCCTGATGAGATCCGTGCCGtgttacccacaatgcacctttCTGATCACATATCCAACTGCCCTCTGCTGTGGGAGAGTCTGCAGGAGGGAGACAACGTCTCAAACCTCGTCTGcttcagcaaaaacaaacagaatattGTATCCTTTTTGTAAAACCTGTACAGTATGAAGTATTTGCTGGTCCTTGATGCCTGTCGGTAAGTAAATTATGAAAAGTGGGAAAGTTGTCGTTTTCCTTAGCTGCTCCTCATTTAAAGATCCTCACCAAGAAACCAACAGTGCGATGGTCTCTGGAGGAAGGAGTGGTTGCCAAGGACTTTGCTGAAATCACAGTAGGAATGCAGCTGGTCGGCTGGATCAAGAACATCATGTCTTATGGCGTCTTTGTGGAGTTCCCATACAACCTTGTTGGTCTTGCACCCAAGTCTGTGAGTAAAGGGCCTCTTACCTGAAAACTTCTAAATTGTTTATCTGTTTTCCCTGCGTATGAGGGCCATTGTTGGTAACAAATGATGGTTACGGGGGAGGGGAGgtaatattaaagtgaaaaaagatcacaaatttacaagaaaacaaCTTAAATATTCTCACAGTTATAACTTTATCAATGTAAATGTACCACTTGAATCTCTTAAATTCTGAGTTTATTTGATAATATTACCCCCTCCCCTGTGTCCATTTTCTAaaattcttcttctgcttttgcttatttatttatttttcaggcCATGACAGACAAGTTCATCAGCGACACGTCCGCTGCCTTCCAGCCGGGCCAGACGGTGCTCGCTAAAGTGACCAACCTGGATGAGGAAAAACGGCGTTTCCTGGTCACGCTGAAGATGTCAGAGGTCATATCTCCAGCGGGCGATGCCCAGACCAGACTCATTAACGGTCTGCAGGAGAGAAAAGCTGTGTCTGAAATGTTGGCTACAAGAGGTAggattgcatttgttttgttaattcGTCTTTAGAAGTTTGTCTACAGAGTCTGACCTCGCTGTCTCGGTCTTTACTCTCAGAGAACAGTGATCTCCGCCAGCAGCTGGCTGCTCTGTCTGTTGGTCAGAAGCTGAAGCTGACTGTGGACACCAGCGCGAAGGACAGCGGTGCCACCTTTAAGTCTGACGATTTGTCCGGTGCTACCATACGGGCCACCAAGCACCAAGTCATGGGTGTGTATTCAACTAGTCGAAGTTCTCTGCCATCACATGTATTTCTTGTAACTTCTTCACATGCATAGCAACAGACTGGCGTCAGGCTTTCATGGTGAACGCATCAATCAAAATAAAGTGGTGCAAGATGCTACTTCATTATTGAgcataaacatttgttattgGCGAGCAATAACTGGGTATTTTGGGGGCATTCTGAGCCTTTGttacagagagtagagagatgacaggaCAGAAGGAAATTGCAGTTCATGGTCTTAAAGTaatgcacttccataaagtggTGGTGGCTTGCAAGATTCCAAGTCAGAATTGATTAGACTTTGACCCACACCAGTAAGCCTtagcctacatttcccataattcaAAAATAATCTTTCATTATGATTTCCTGCCCAcatcaagtgatgtcacttgaggtATTTCTCAGACTTTAGACGGCTCcctccagagctgcagagtgGCCCTTTAACCTCTAAGCTACGAGCCTTGCATATTGCATTTTTACCACTTTTAgcatattattcatttatttatttgtgtatgtaaGCAATTTATGATTTTCTGTTTCCAGGTGTTAGTTTGACCCCGGGACAGAAAGCTACTGCGGTCATCCTCCATGTTGACATCCTCTCCACATGTGTCCACGTGTCTATCCTTCCCAAGCTGTTGGCAAAGAAGAAATCTGTGAGTATTACATTCCTGAATGCCTTTCTTAGTGTTTCAAAACTACGAGGGCGAATTGGAGCCATTGTaagtaataacataaataaaaacattacggAACCGGGGGAAAAAAGATCAAAGATCAAAAGAACTTGAAtgttctctgagattataaagcCATCACATTTGCAAGTAAACTCCCCagaatgtgtcattttaatctcagagaataaaaaaaagaaaatataaaaaaaaaaaaggaatctcaagagaataaaaagaaaattatttaaaaaataaataaagtaaaaatcaCAAATGTCTTACTTTATAATCTCATACAATATTCAAAAAAGATTTACTCGTGATTTGTGAGTTTGATCTCGGAAATTCTGAGTTGTTTCTCGAGATCTTACCTCTCTCCCCCGGCTCTGTAATtatcattatatatttgtttgacCTACAAAGGCTACAATATGCCATTGTACAaaacaatgacaatgttttGACTTTATGTGAAAGTTTGACTGAAAATGAATTTCCCAACACGGCTTTCTCTGGAGCAGCCTGATGTCACACGTGTTTTTACACAATGTGTGCGACACAGCATATGTAGATGGTATACAATAAATGTTAGATGTATAGAAGCGTCAGAATATAATAATTGAATGTAGTTATTGACCTCATCTGTATTTTCACAGTTGGCTGAAGGATCAAAGTACACCGTGATGGTGCAGTACGTCGACAAAGACTTTGCCGTCCTCTCACTGGATGACACCGCCCAGCTGACGGCGATCCAAACCAGCAACCACCTGAATGAGATATTTCTGAGCGAGTCAGAGAAGCTGAAGGCGGGGATGAGTTTGGCCGTGGAGGTCATAGAACCCAGCTGTCAGGAGCTGCAGGGACTCCCGCTGGTGTCCTGGGAGCGCAGCGGACCCAAACGACAGCGCACCATCTCAGAAAACCTGACGAGCTCAAAGGGTCACTGCTTCGGTGACATCGTGCGGGGCAAAGTGCGGACAGTGAAGCCCACCTCCGTTCTGGTCACATTAGAAGACGGGAGCACGGGCAGCGTGCACGTTTCCGAGGTGGTGGAGGTCACCAAAGTCTGTCGGGGATCCTTCCCCACATCCTCGGTTAAAGTGGGCAGCGAGGTCACCGCCAGGGTCATCGGAGGACGAGAAGCTTCCAGTCACAGGTAACGTTGCGTGGGAAGAGACGTTCTTTATTTCAACAGGGTTCTTCTGGAAACACTTCAAAGTTTTATTGAATTACTTTGATAATAAATGGCTATCTGACTGAATAGTTCactctttaaataaagaaataaaagaagtcTTATTGTGATGAAGAAGGGGAACAGTGTACTTATacagcatgtactgtatatacatatgtcaTGTATCACAGCCTTACAAGTGCTAGAAGTAGTAGGAACCCTGTCGCATGttcctccttttgtttttattccactcTTAATCATAAAAGCAGTGTGAAATGTGAAGGTGAAGATTTTCTATGTATAACTTGTCAAATTGTATTGAACTTGAAATTAATCTCCACTGTCTTCTTATTTCAGATTCTTGCCCTTCTCTCATCCCAAATTTTCATACAACATTCCTGAGCTCACACTTATACCCAGGTAATTATATAATGCAGTTTGTAATCATCGAGATATGCTGCATGATAACCTGAATATCATTTAATCCTCAAGTGCATTTGAGTAACTGTACAGGTTTCTCTATTTCAAAGCATTCTGACATGTTTGTCTCcgcccttttttgttttaataaaatattaaaacgaGATAAAAGATGCGACGATAAAACCCGTTTTGTGGTTTCATGGCTGGATGTGTATTTTTATCTGTTCTCACtccacatcaacacattttgtgatttgtttctttttgtgtctcctcAGCAAACTGGATGAGAGCACAGATTTCAAAGAAGTTACAGCAAAAGACAAACTACAAAGCTATAAGGTCGGGGAAGAAGTGGCTTGCTTTGTATCAAAGGTAAGTTTGGGAAATCATCGTCTCGCTTTATTTCTGCCTGGCAGTTTGAACAAAAGTTGACGaaaccaaaaataacttttaaaaggagaaaaacTGCAGTCGAGGTTTTTCAGTGTGTTCGTGCTTCTGCCCCCAGTTTAACCCAGAGAGGAAAATGTTGGAGGTCACCACCGACCCTTGTGTTTCTGGGACAGTTGAACTGCTGGCCATGATCACCGATCCAAAAGTAAGTTTCtaaagtgttttgtgtgtattggAACAGTCCGAGGTGATTCTAGCTTAAGAGACAAGGAGAACAGATGAACCTTTGTTTCAAACGGCTGCGATTGTTTAAACTCTGCTTACTTTCAGGATGCCGGCCACCCTGAGAAACTGTACAAGCTGGGCCAAGCAGTCCATGCCAAGGTGGTGGAAGTGAACTCCAAACCTCAACGCTTGATGCTGTCACTCACAGGTGGGAGGAGCTCAggctggttttttttttgcagcgtGTCGTCATCACATTGTCAGCTGTTCTACTTTTGTTATCAAACTGAAAGAGACTGACGGCCATTACATtgattcttttgttttccagGTGTCCATACGTTGGAGAAAGACAGTGTTACTTTGGGGATGGTGACTAATATTCAGCCACAAGTCGGCCTCCTGGTCAAGCTTCCCTTTGGCGGCATGGGGTCCGTAGCCGTCACCGACCTGGCTGATGCCTACAGGCCAAACCCCCTGGACGGGTACAGCAAGGATCAGCTGCTCAGGTAGATACACATAGTGGCACAGTTAGACTTATTTATCAGCACAGgttttcaatttgttttctgTGGACCTAAAAGAATCAAGTGTCCACTGTCGTGTAGGCAGAACAAACTGTTTTTCAGCCTTATTGTCAGTGACTTTCCACTTTGCCCAGAATACATTTATGGGCAACTGCCGGCACACAATATCAACTATAAACAGCTccaattaaagaaataaaaatgggTACCACGATCAGGTTTTAAACCCACTGTGATCATCTTCCAGTGGAGAGTAAATGTTGCGCTTCCTCTTTTGCCTCAGGTGTTTCCTTCTTGGGGAAGAAAATGGCATGTGGCAGTTGTCTCTACGTCCATCAAGGTACGAGTTTGTTTTCATTGGCGATTCGGTCGCAAATGCAGGCATGGCTCTCATCCCAGCACGTGGTTAACCGTAACTTTGCTCTTCCAGGCTCAACCCACAGCAGGCCAAGCCGGTGAAGGACCCGGAGGTTTTGTCTGTAGACAAACTGAAGGCAGGCCAGATCATCAGAGGGCACGTGAAGTCTGTGGGAGAGCAGGGGGTCTTCATCAGGTAACTGAGACGTTCGGCACTGAGCTTTAGTTTGAACTCTCTGCGGCATCAGACTGGACCGATGCTACGTTCATATGTTAACTACATAGAAACTCATAAAAGGAAACACAGCCTGCATATTTCTCTGGGAAATGTCGTTTCAGGGTAGTTATCTCAGCAATCCTCATCCTCATTCCACATGTTTTGTCTTCCAGGTTGTCAAGAAGCATCACAGGAAGAGCCCAACTTCAGCAGTCCACCAAGTACTTTGTCAACAACCACAAGATCCTCTCTGAGAACCTGACACCCAACACCCTGCTCACCACCAAGATCCTGAGGtaagaaagcacacacacacacacacacacacacacacacacacacacacacacacacacagctttgccAACCTACTCACTAGTTTCAGCGTGTTTTCAGAGCCTCTTTTTAGGGATCTTATTTCTAAGAAGCGTCCAGCAACAAATTTTGGGACTTATTCGGACCATCAGGGAAAAAGCgagaaatatattatatatatatttacattcttGTATATACCTACTGATTCATAAATAGTtttgatatataaataaatgcatagtTTTTAGATGGATAAGTAATAGGCTAGTTGACTACATACAGTGTAGAATAATATTTTTCTGATATGTAAATACTATTAACATATTGCATGTTCATAATTTATGAACATACAATTGAATTTTCCAAGTGAAGTTATGAAAATGTTGTGCATGCCATCAATtaaattcccccccccccccccccccaaaaaaaatgGGAATCTGATTGCAATCTGTGCATCTCTATTGATTTCCGTTCTGTGGTCGTAGAggttttgaaaataaagaaaggaaTAAGTCATCAAGAAGAATCAGCCATTTATAGAACCGCTGCCGTCATCATGTTCAGTCTGCAGCTCCTTTTCTATTCTTGTCCTCAGCATTGACAAAAAGGAGGAGCTGGTccacctctctctgctcccAGTGGACACCGGAAAGCCAGACGTCCTCCCAGAGTCCCTCGGGCTGACGCTGCGTCTGATcggaaaggagaagaaggaacatgacacgaagaagaagaaacgaaCAGCGTCTGAGAGCGAACAGGTAACGAACGGCCTCAGTTTCCTCGTAAACGTTCCTTCCTTCCCGCTTTTTACATTAAATAGTGAACTCCTTGTAGAGGACTCACTTCTCAGCCTTTTCCTGGAGGTGAACAGCACTCTATAGGAAACAGGAAAACCATCTTCAGATATCACTCCTTCATTATCGTGTTGGTGCATTGATCTTAGCCTCAGCTTAAACTCTCTGCATGCTGTGCAGCTTTAATTGCAGCCAGATGGTCActgatgtaaaacaaacaaactgaggGTAATGTTCCGAAAAAGTAATCAGAATGCTTGAGATtgaagttttacatttattagagAAAAACTCTAAATTCATAaccacaaataaaaaatgcttcATAAAAGAATATTTGAGTTTTAATCTCAGGAAATATCCTATTTTCTTTACAGCATTTAATATTAGAAGTTTTCTCTcaggctcgtgtgtgtgtgtgtgtgtgtgtgtgtgtgtgtgtgtgtgtgtgttgcatacAATGTCTCTAACATGCCTTCTTACTGAAGCACTTATGTGATGCGGTTTATTTAGTCCTTGATGattctttattgtgtttttttatttgccagAAACCAGCAGAGTCCGTGGtcccaaagaagaagaaaaaaacaaagaaagcaaagaCTGAGGACAGTGACAGCGGAGTGGAGGTGTACTTCAGAGAAGAGGATGataaagaagatgaagaagaatcTGATTCTGTAAAAGTAAGCGAGTGCACTGCAGCTCATTATTCGATGCAGTAATATCATTATCcagaaaaagacaataaatgcCGTCCTCTCTCTCAGCAGGTGCCCCCCAGCTCAGCGGGTTTATCCCGACTGCAGGTGTCAGCAGGTTTCTCCTGGGACGTGGGACTGAGCTCCCTGAAGCCTGCCGCTGCAGCGCAGGAGGCGGACTCCAGTGACGGAGAGGACCAAGACGCAAGCAGCAAGGTGAGCTGCATGTATAATTGTAGGATTATTAAAGGAATACAGCTTCCTGTCATCGTTGATTGTATGCAGCTCTAACATTATCTCAAGTCTTTGTAATTTCCTTCCCTCAAACTCACCTCTCATCTCCCACCGCTCTCCTCTTGCAGCCCCAGAAGAAGTCTCGTCATGAGCTCGTGCAAGAGCAAAAGGCAGCAGAGAAGGCCCTGGTACAGCGGGAGACTGAGCTGATGGATCCCAGCTTGCGGCCCCAGGATGCCTCCGCCTTCGAGCGCCTGCTCCTCGCTTCACCCAACAGCTCCCTGCTGTGGCTCCAGTACATGGCTAACCATCTGCAGGCCACCCAGATCGAGCAGGCCCGCGCCGTGGCCGAGAGGGCTCTAAAAACTATCTCGTTCAGGTGATTTGAAttgtagattaaaaaaaaaacgttttagcTGTTCAACTGTGTGTAattctgggaaccatcaccttatcgtggtggagaggtttgtgtgtccctatgaacctgagagctgtgttgtctggagcctagtgctcctggtagggtctcccaaggcagattggtctcaggcgaggggccagactaagaatggttcaaaaacgacttcatgaaagaaagggaaaggaaaggagagaccctgcccggaggaagcccggggcccccgtctggagcc contains:
- the pdcd11 gene encoding protein RRP5 homolog isoform X2, whose product is MASVEEDFPRGGTAKKPIESKIAVQRTEVDNLFQSKEHEETKKRKGAVKDDGKKLKKPKTGKDSLTLNAAAKCVEILHIKNLKEGILMLGCVKEVTDFEVTVSLPCGMQGFLSIKNICDSYTKLLSEQLESADSEEICSLQDIFCPGMLIRCVVAKLDVAKGGSLSIQLSINPKLVNKALTSSSVKAGMVLSGCVDSVEDHGYIVDIGLNGTKAFLPKEAVKDKHPEELKVGQNVTSQVVEVKNDGRVVRLTVSPPTVAQACADSEQGWNLTNLLPGLLVKATIKKVTKHGLLLDFLSSFSGQVDFLHMEPEQTSSYTEGTQVRACVLYVEPSTRLVGLSLRSFLVQPGTRVDPSPAGGDRIGEVVKDCKMASMHHMSGGLLELPDNTLAFVHRNHLKESNELSNENRVLALTEHTCRILNFSAMDQIHFASLRKSVISKRFYRYHDIQAGQIVEGTVSVLLNHGMVVKLSDHIKGLVPRTHLSDIVLKNPEKKYMEGMKIKCRVLSVDAENKKLYLTRKKALVESSLPLFLSYTDARPGRVSHGYIVCIKDFGCIVRFYNSVKGLVPLGELSSQPIISPAEVFYVGQVLKAKVLQCDPDKEKMALSFKAAMEGDTKEAGGPQFDCEVGKKLEARVLKKSVNGLEVAILPDEIRAVLPTMHLSDHISNCPLLWESLQEGDNVSNLVCFSKNKQNIILTKKPTVRWSLEEGVVAKDFAEITVGMQLVGWIKNIMSYGVFVEFPYNLVGLAPKSAMTDKFISDTSAAFQPGQTVLAKVTNLDEEKRRFLVTLKMSEVISPAGDAQTRLINGLQERKAVSEMLATRENSDLRQQLAALSVGQKLKLTVDTSAKDSGATFKSDDLSGATIRATKHQVMGVSLTPGQKATAVILHVDILSTCVHVSILPKLLAKKKSLAEGSKYTVMVQYVDKDFAVLSLDDTAQLTAIQTSNHLNEIFLSESEKLKAGMSLAVEVIEPSCQELQGLPLVSWERSGPKRQRTISENLTSSKGHCFGDIVRGKVRTVKPTSVLVTLEDGSTGSVHVSEVVEVTKVCRGSFPTSSVKVGSEVTARVIGGREASSHRFLPFSHPKFSYNIPELTLIPSKLDESTDFKEVTAKDKLQSYKVGEEVACFVSKFNPERKMLEVTTDPCVSGTVELLAMITDPKDAGHPEKLYKLGQAVHAKVVEVNSKPQRLMLSLTGVHTLEKDSVTLGMVTNIQPQVGLLVKLPFGGMGSVAVTDLADAYRPNPLDGYSKDQLLRCFLLGEENGMWQLSLRPSRLNPQQAKPVKDPEVLSVDKLKAGQIIRGHVKSVGEQGVFIRLSRSITGRAQLQQSTKYFVNNHKILSENLTPNTLLTTKILSIDKKEELVHLSLLPVDTGKPDVLPESLGLTLRLIGKEKKEHDTKKKKRTASESEQKPAESVVPKKKKKTKKAKTEDSDSGVEVYFREEDDKEDEEESDSVKVPPSSAGLSRLQVSAGFSWDVGLSSLKPAAAAQEADSSDGEDQDASSKPQKKSRHELVQEQKAAEKALVQRETELMDPSLRPQDASAFERLLLASPNSSLLWLQYMANHLQATQIEQARAVAERALKTISFREEQEKLNVWVALLNLENMYGTEEGLKKVFERALQFCEPMPVYQQLADIYAKCDKTKEAEGLYKMMVKRFRQNKAVWLSYGTFLLQQGQSDAASALLQRALKSLASKESVDVIAKFAQLEFRYGDSEKGRTMFDKVLTSYPKRTDLWSVFIDLMFKHGSQKEVRALFDRVIHLSVSVKKIKFFFKRYLEYEKKHGTPQSIQAVKEKAMEFVEAKGTESVN
- the pdcd11 gene encoding protein RRP5 homolog isoform X1, producing the protein MASVEEDFPRGGTAKKPIESKIAVQRTEVDNLFQSKEHEETKKRKGAVKDDGKKLKKPKTGKDSLTLNAAAKCVEILHIKNLKEGILMLGCVKEVTDFEVTVSLPCGMQGFLSIKNICDSYTKLLSEQLESADSEEICSLQDIFCPGMLIRCVVAKLDVAKGGSLSIQLSINPKLVNKALTSSSVKAGMVLSGCVDSVEDHGYIVDIGLNGTKAFLPKEAVKDKHPEELKVGQNVTSQVVEVKNDGRVVRLTVSPPTVAQACADSEQGWNLTNLLPGLLVKATIKKVTKHGLLLDFLSSFSGQVDFLHMEPEQTSSYTEGTQVRACVLYVEPSTRLVGLSLRSFLVQPGTRVDPSPAGGDRIGEVVKDCKMASMHHMSGGLLELPDNTLAFVHRNHLKESNELSNENRVLALTEHTCRILNFSAMDQIHFASLRKSVISKRFYRYHDIQAGQIVEGTVSVLLNHGMVVKLSDHIKGLVPRTHLSDIVLKNPEKKYMEGMKIKCRVLSVDAENKKLYLTRKKALVESSLPLFLSYTDARPGRVSHGYIVCIKDFGCIVRFYNSVKGLVPLGELSSQPIISPAEVFYVGQVLKAKVLQCDPDKEKMALSFKAAMEGDTKEAGGPQFDCEVGKKLEARVLKKSVNGLEVAILPDEIRAVLPTMHLSDHISNCPLLWESLQEGDNVSNLVCFSKNKQNIILTKKPTVRWSLEEGVVAKDFAEITVGMQLVGWIKNIMSYGVFVEFPYNLVGLAPKSAMTDKFISDTSAAFQPGQTVLAKVTNLDEEKRRFLVTLKMSEVISPAGDAQTRLINGLQERKAVSEMLATRENSDLRQQLAALSVGQKLKLTVDTSAKDSGATFKSDDLSGATIRATKHQVMGVSLTPGQKATAVILHVDILSTCVHVSILPKLLAKKKSLAEGSKYTVMVQYVDKDFAVLSLDDTAQLTAIQTSNHLNEIFLSESEKLKAGMSLAVEVIEPSCQELQGLPLVSWERSGPKRQRTISENLTSSKGHCFGDIVRGKVRTVKPTSVLVTLEDGSTGSVHVSEVVEVTKVCRGSFPTSSVKVGSEVTARVIGGREASSHRFLPFSHPKFSYNIPELTLIPSKLDESTDFKEVTAKDKLQSYKVGEEVACFVSKFNPERKMLEVTTDPCVSGTVELLAMITDPKDAGHPEKLYKLGQAVHAKVVEVNSKPQRLMLSLTGVHTLEKDSVTLGMVTNIQPQVGLLVKLPFGGMGSVAVTDLADAYRPNPLDGYSKDQLLRCFLLGEENGMWQLSLRPSRLNPQQAKPVKDPEVLSVDKLKAGQIIRGHVKSVGEQGVFIRLSRSITGRAQLQQSTKYFVNNHKILSENLTPNTLLTTKILSIDKKEELVHLSLLPVDTGKPDVLPESLGLTLRLIGKEKKEHDTKKKKRTASESEQKPAESVVPKKKKKTKKAKTEDSDSGVEVYFREEDDKEDEEESDSVKQVPPSSAGLSRLQVSAGFSWDVGLSSLKPAAAAQEADSSDGEDQDASSKPQKKSRHELVQEQKAAEKALVQRETELMDPSLRPQDASAFERLLLASPNSSLLWLQYMANHLQATQIEQARAVAERALKTISFREEQEKLNVWVALLNLENMYGTEEGLKKVFERALQFCEPMPVYQQLADIYAKCDKTKEAEGLYKMMVKRFRQNKAVWLSYGTFLLQQGQSDAASALLQRALKSLASKESVDVIAKFAQLEFRYGDSEKGRTMFDKVLTSYPKRTDLWSVFIDLMFKHGSQKEVRALFDRVIHLSVSVKKIKFFFKRYLEYEKKHGTPQSIQAVKEKAMEFVEAKGTESVN